The Tripterygium wilfordii isolate XIE 37 chromosome 21, ASM1340144v1, whole genome shotgun sequence genome segment GCGTATTTTGGTATTTTCGGTTTTTTTTAGGATTTcgcttattttgttattttattacatTAGTTTCCTTTTTTAATTACGTCGtaattagggtttatgaattattatATTAGGTATTATAACCTCCTTGAAGAGGtaactttgaaataaaataaatacaccGTTTCAGGATTTCTCTGAGTCTACTTGTTACTCAAGGTATTGATGAAGATCATAGTACCTTTTTTTCAATTTCCGTTTTTGCGTTATAATTTGAAGGAAATCAAGGAATGGATTGTCGATTAATCTCACAAAAGGATATGAAAGATATATTCTTTGCGTGTATGATCAAAAGACATGGATCATCAGAGCAGGTCAAGAGTAGGACCTGTATCAACATATTTTTCCATACGTATAGGAAAAAATGTACAAAGGATACCAAATATTATTACAACTTAAAATTAATGACATAACCTCAAAACCAGGACAAGGATTCATGGAGGAAAAATTACAGTGAAAATTACTTGTTTATCACAACTCTTACAACAATTTCACAATTTCTAGTTCTGCATGAATATGTCTTTCTCCCGTGTGTTATCTAAAATAGAAAAcgaatttttttctccttttcaatTTTATAATCTCTTTGTATTTCTGTGTTTTCTAAAATGTCCGATCAAATGTATTTTCGAGAGCGTTTTCTATTTctctagaaaataaaaaccaaaaacactTGGAAAACAATTAAACCAAACACGCATGTAATCCCCAACCCTCTTGTTCTGTTCTTCAACATTTCTTCAGTCGTCTTAATTTTCTCTTAACCAGTAAAGAAGACCAAAATATTACCAGGTTCTTCAGTTAAATGTATTTTAATAACAGTAACAAATTAATGCTGCCGCCATGTAATAAGGTATTTGTGCCTCTTCAAACTGTATCTCCACGAGAAACCTTCTCCTAGGATTGTTGATAAGGGGAGCATAATCAAAATAAGCCAACTTGATATCAGGCCGAACATGAGCTAAACCCTTTAGCAATCCAAAAAGAATCTTGGTGGACACAGTTCTTTCATGGGCCTCATCTTACCATAATCATATTGTAACTTGTCAAAGTGGCCTCTATATGAAATCCCCCAAGTAGCATACCATCTGTCATATGCTTCAGCACTGTATTATATATCCGCACGATGAGCAATCTTCAAATCGAATGGAGTAACCAACCTCTCATGGCCGAGTTTGACACCCATCCCTTTAGATACTCGAGCAACAACACGACGTAGCTGCGTGCAACCAATCTTTCCTCTCTTGGTATAACGAGCTTCATGAAGGTATTGTGGTATCTGGGTCCGAGAAAACCATACATGTACCACAATACGTACGTATCTCCATGAAGCAGGAGTACTAAAGGTTGGTTGCACACAGCCAAGGTTGAGTTGTTGCCCAAGTATCTAAAGAGGTGGGTGATTGGAGTTTGACCTTGATCATTGATATTTTCTATCAAGGCGGACAGACATAGATCAAAGAAGGACATTGTTATATATTTTGGGGTGGGGTAAgtaacaaaaagatggaaaaaaatGCTTCACTCTTCAATAAGATTTTATGGAACCCAAAAATAAATTGttcatgtttgtgtttgttataGAACACAGTACATATGAACTTGAAAGGTGGTGTAGAGTGTGAAGCAGTAAAATGTACCAAGCTGGTCCTCTAACTTTTGGATTCACTGTGGTGAAAAATCTTACATGGGTAACTCCCTAATGTAAATCACACATGCTTCAACAAGTTATTTTGTTGAACAAACTCACTTCATTTGTAGCGCAACTCCAaaatctttcttttatttttcttatttggaAAGTTTACTAAGAGATGAGAAAAAGTATTACATCATTATGGGCCAGAGCCCACATAATTTCAAGGAAATGATAAGCAGGCCTGTTAGTAGACTTTAGTTGCCAGCCACTAAACCAAAGAGTTGAAGGCCTTTTTCTATTTTATGGGCTTTGCCACAAATGGCCCAAAGTCAAAGCTTTGAAGGCCCATTTTGAAAATATGGGCTATACCATTGGCCCAAAGGTTGACAAGATTGTACGACGAAAAAGACTGGTGTTAAACTGAATAAATTGACATTTTCTCGGCTGCTCTCCGCCTCTCCCTCACTCCCTCTGGAAGTCTGGAGTCTGGAGATTGCACGGCTGATTGTTTGTGTTGGATTCGATCTATGCTGAGTTTTGCACGCAGGAGCAGAGTCACGGCAGTCTCTTTGCTTTCGCAATTTGTTTGCTCCGTCTCCAGTAATTCAGCTGCGAGCCCTAGCTTGTCGAtatggaggaggaagaaggaaaTGACCAAAGAGGGGTTGTTTGCGGCGAAGGAGCTCAAGCGCCTTCGGTCCAATCCCATCCGCCTTGACCGCTTCATGCAATCACAAGTGTCCCGTTTGCTCAGGACGGATCTCCTCGCCGTTCTGGCTGAGTTCCAGCGTCAAGGCCAGGTGTTCCTATGCATGAAGGTACATCCTAAGCTTCCCTATTCTTTTTTAAGCTTGTCTGGTTTATGTTAAAGTTCAAAAGAAATGTTAAGCGCGTGAAATTTAACACGGATTATCCATCTTCTTTTTCCGATTGAACTTTATTTGTGGCTCCCATTGAAGTTCAGCATTGAAATTGTTGAGAATAGCAGGTCAATTTGAATTCTTAGCCAAACTATGATTATGAGGATGAGAAAACTGCTATACTATAATTTATAATTCCTTTGGGTGGTTGCTTTTTGTTGTTCTGGGGAGTAGGTAGATGAATCAAGCTGGGCTTTCAGTTGTACAATAGACCATTCTTAaaactttagggtttagggtttctaCCACTTTCTGAAACTAAATTCTTTCAGAAATTTTTGGAGGCACATGTACATCACAGTTCACTGATAACTAGAATTTTGTTGGAGCTGCTGACTGAGCAGTTTTTGTTTAGTGAGCGTGCCTGGTCCAGTATCATTGAAGATGTGTGTGACTTTGTTATAACATTTGCATTCACTCTGTTACATTCACTACTGAGTACTGACCCTTCTCACTAAGGGAAATTATTGTATAACACTTTCTGTCATTTCTATTGATGATAAGAAACTAAAATATGTGGTTTGATTTTTATTGTTAAGTTTGGTTATGAATAAAACACTGCGCATGTCTAGTGGAAAGTGTTtagtggaaagaaaaaaaagagaaatatataGAGGAAGCAAGACATTATAATTGGAGTAAATAGATCCGAAACCTATGAATATGTTATTAGAAAATGATGAATCACTTCGGTATGCTCTTAGTTGCAACAGTTGCATCCTGTTGTAAGAATTTATGACGTCTGCTACTGCTTATTGCTTGAATAGGATCTCACAACAAGTGCACATACTGAATCCAATGGGTCTGCAAATCTACTTATTAGATGAAGATAATTTTCTGTGacttttgtcttcttttctttgttccaTTTATGATATGAATCTTCATGAATTTGTCGACGAAAGGTGAAGTTTGTTTGGCTCTCTTTCTACATGTGGTGCTAACAAATAATATGGTTTTTGCCTATGAACTCATAAACTCTTCCCTGATGATGTAACTTGTCagttgctttcttttttcttctttctcttctttgctGGAGTAATTGTTGTATTTTGCCTGCTGGACTGCTTTGAGGTAGCTGACTTTTACTTCTATTCTCCAGCTTTATGAAGTGGTGCGTAAAGAGATATGGTACAGGCCAGACATGTACTTTTTCAGAGACATGCTTATGATGCTTGCAAGAAACAAAAATGTTGATGAAACAAAACGTGTATGGCAAGATTTGAAGGAGGAGGAAGTTTTGTTTGATCAGCATACATTTGGAGACATCATGAGAGCCTTCTTAGATAGTGGATTACCCTCAGAAGCAATGGTCATATATGATGAAATGCGAAATTCACCTGATCCCCCTATATCTTTGCCTTTCCGAGTGATTTTGAAGGGGCTTATCCCATACCCTGAATTAAGGGAGAAGGTGAAGGATGACTTCTTGGAACTTTTTCCTGACATGATTGTCTATGACCCTCCTGAGGACttatttgaagatcaaaaatGGAGAAGGGAGAGCGACAGTGATTAGATGGTCGAAATGAAACAATGTTCTTTTGCTGTAACTAGTGCCGGAAGAAATTAGAGGCATACATGGCTCAGAACTTCTTTGTAGATCTACTCCTTGATGTCTCGGGAGCTCAGTCAATGGTGTTTTGAATATTTAAGGTTAGTGCTCAAAGCATGCATGACgcatgaaaattttcattgtcCAGAAGGGAAAGTTTAGCATCTGAAAGTTTAAGTAATGCCGACAATTATTGTAGAAATTGGGGTCTCtgccttttctttcttctagTTGTTTGTATAGATAACTCCCATATTCTTACAATTTTTATCTCTTCCTTAGCAGATTTCGGCCTTTCGGGTAGTTTGCTAAAATGTTAAAGTTCGTCATGACTCTTCTTGAAGTGATCAAGAAGGTCTCAGCCAGTCACGAACCTTGTGGATTCCAGTCTGATTATCCATTCATTCTCAATCCTGATGATGTTTTCCCAACTTGAAgccgaaacatgaaaaaccagGTCGCACTGCCCTCGCCTATTCCATTACTGAGTGGCAACTCCAGCTCCCAACTCATTGTTTCGGCCAAAAAAGTTTTATAAAAAAACTAAGGCGGAAGCTTATTGTTGAGATTTGAAGCCAAAGGTGAGCTAAATTATTGTTGGCACTAATATTTTGCATTGCTCACATTCTCTTAGTTGGGTGCGACTTTGATATGGAACTTTGAATTCACATTTGTGTCGGAATATATTTTTAATGCTATTTCAAATCAACTTTCAATCGTTGTTATTTATCGTTATGAATAATCGTTAGGATATTTGTAAATTAACTTTTAATCTTTACTTATCGCTATtctataaagttttttttttccagtgttgttttctatcattttaaaagcataattaatagataattaaaaaaaacctgaTAATGATAAGCCCGAACCCCGTTTATGGTAGTCCctattataaaattttgaataatCATCCAAGTATTTTACAATTCTAAGAGTCTTTCTCTATTATAAATATTTAGCATgacataattatatttaaaaaataagaagGTGATACATCATCATCTTGTAATCCATATATCACCATGATCATTCATCACCCACGAAGCTTTTCTTAGCTGTtaacaaatgaattcaaaagTCTACCCCCCATATTGTATGGCCGTTTATAGtttaaacaataataaatatatacttGTTTCCTTTCGGTTGACTTTCTTTATGAAGTTATCTAATTCAATTTTAGCTCTTTGTGTCATGCTTCTGTGTAAGTGATGTCATCATCTGGGCCCACACCCCACAACATTTGTATAAGCCTAAAACCCAAATCAACTGGCCCTACCTAATTATTGTTGGGATTTTAAACAATTCTACTCTCACCCTGATGGTACCCGCAAACCCTATCCACAATTTTTGAGGGTAGGATACAAGTAAAGTAAAAGTGTACAACACATCGAGGAGAGGGTGAGGGTCTCAAAAACTCATACCTGCATGGATGAGGGTAGAAGACATTCATACTTGTTTACCCATTTATCCATATGGACGAGGGTAAACCTGCATGCTACCTGTATGGATGAGGGTAAACTCGCATCAGTCCCCTATGAGAGTGAGGGTGAGGGTGAAAATTATTCATATCCGAGAGAGAATGGTAGGGTAAGAGTGAGGGGTAAGCTTTTGAGGATGAAGGTGAGGGTAAGAGGGTCTCCTATCCGAATCCTCCTCGTTGTCATCCTTATTTGGGCAAAACATTCTTGCAAGTTCAAGAGATCAAATGTGGACAAGAATAATTTTTACTCAATTTGCttctatcattttttatttcatattaGGAAGTTCAAAGTgtgtttttttaactttttataatTTGGAATTATATTTGATGAGATATTTTGAACTTTCTGAGTATCTATATGTATAGACCAATATAAATCATATGACTAGTTGATAATGAATGATTTGATACTAGATATTTTCTAATGACATTCTAACAATAGAAGTCACTCATCATAAAATTTCATGGAAGATCATCTACATGTGATCCAGTGATTAAATTGCATATGTGCAACTTTGAGATCACTTGTTCAAACATCGGAAACAATATCTCCGCATATTATGCGTATAGAAGAGGAGGATTCAAAATCTATAAACATCCCTATCAATCGTACCCTAATTTAGAAAGCAAGTTTTTACATTACTCCAACTTTGATCAACTTGTCACTTGGTTATTGTGATCCTGTTGTTCTATGTTTTTGTCTTGATAACATCCAATTAAGATGTGAaagaaagcttttttttttctctttcaataTATAGAACTAATATACCAACAAGAATTGATGCTCACATTAGCTTCAAAACAATAGGATACTTGGTTTATACaaattttatgttgttgggttgtTTATCTCACCCACTAAAAATGAGACTTTTTGGCAATTAATTCTGAAAGTTTTTAAATaccccattaaaaaaataaggTAAAACCTTTCAAACCCAATTGAGATCACTTTaattcaaattgaaattttaaaaaatggcaAACTAATTATTAAAAGGAAAGCACAAAAAGCGTTTCTCATGTTTTATATTGTAATTGtgaatagaaaaaattaaaataattaagtcAAAGAGTGAATGGTGCACAGCCTgacacatatataataataaattttggcttaaaaaaattaacttttgaccaaaataaaatatctctAATAACCAATATGTTGTGCCCAACTATTAATAATTTGGGGTCCACAGATACGTGTCCCCACAGCAAATATCAGACATGCTTGACACGTGGCAGTCATGCAACGGCTATGATCCTAAGCCTCCAACACCACATCATGAGGACGCTATGATGAcgttatacatatacatacacaagtAATAAGGAAAGTACAACAAAGAAGTTCCAGAAGTTGACCAAGGAACCTCCCATCCCATGTGGAACTTGTTGGCCGCCAGCACAAATCTTGGCATTCCATTGACCTTCTCTATATATAGAGTCAAATGCATAGCCTAATGTCTTCATACTTTCAAAATATAGACATATACAGCTACATGTTTGCGAAAATGCCTGAGAGAGAAGTTTCTGATGTTGTTGTTCTGAAAGAACCTCGTTCAGTGGTTAGGAAGTTCTTGGCTAGGCCTCAACGTGAAGGGGCTGGAGCTGTTGTTAGAAGAAGCATAGGGAGGTAAGTAAGAGAATGGGATAATAATGATGAAGTTATGGTCTTGTTTTTGAATTAATGAGTTTTTGGCTAAATGGGTGTTCTTGATTTTCCAGGTTTGAACTGAGATACTTTGATCCTTTCCTTGTTCTGGATGAATTCTCAGGTGGCTGTCTCTGTTTTTCCAATTGTTTTGCCATGAAAAATTGTCAATGTATGTTATATTGCGTATGCTTATGTTCATGTTTCTCTTATGGAAATTTCAGTCACTGCTCCTGCTGGATTTCCTGATCATCCACATAGAGGTGTAATTCTTACTTTCCTGGTTCTAGTCAAAAGATTGAATTTTTATGAGAAAATTTACTGTCTGATTCTATTGAGATTGGAATTTGTTCTGGTTttgattgatttctttgttACTTACAGGGTTTGAGACAGTCACCTATATGTTGCAGGTACAGAAAAAATGATTCAGTCGAATtagattttgtaattttttttaaaatttctgaactaacaaagagaaaaacaaaaattagcaAGATCAGGCCTTGACATGTTATTCATGGCTTTTTGCAAGCAAAAATCAGTAAGATCCTATTGTTTTTTATTCTAACTATCCTAAATGTTGAGATAAACGTACATAttccatgtgaaatcgtgagcCCCACATGATCTACATGAACTATGTGAAATTGTTTGCATCCATCTGAGCATTTTGGATAGCTGAAACAAAAAGACATTGAGATCCATAATACTGCAGTTAGCAagtgaaataattttttttaaaatatttgaaattgtttgGGTTAGTAAAAAATGGAATGGTCGGCAAGGGATCTGTATGCATTAACAGTGTTGAGTCTGCCAAGCCAATTTGACAATTGCCATTAAAAGATTTAAGGTTGACCTGGCTAGTCCTACAAAGTggcatatgaaaaataaaataaatgatgtCAATCTTAGGCAAGATTATGTCTTGAATTGCCTTTCTATCTGTACTTGTCTTCAAATATTTATTCTTGTTGGGGGCAAATTAGTGGCTTATATGATGTTATAAACATGCCTGAAATGAGTGCAATTGTGTGTGGGGGTCACCAGGGAGCTGTCACACATGAAGACTTTGAGGGCCACAAAGGGACCATAGGAGCTGGTGACTTACAATGGATGACTGCTGGAAGAGGGATTGTTCACTCAGAAATGCCTGCTGCTCAAGGAACCC includes the following:
- the LOC119988514 gene encoding pentatricopeptide repeat-containing protein At1g62350-like, yielding MLSFARRSRVTAVSLLSQFVCSVSSNSAASPSLSIWRRKKEMTKEGLFAAKELKRLRSNPIRLDRFMQSQVSRLLRTDLLAVLAEFQRQGQVFLCMKLYEVVRKEIWYRPDMYFFRDMLMMLARNKNVDETKRVWQDLKEEEVLFDQHTFGDIMRAFLDSGLPSEAMVIYDEMRNSPDPPISLPFRVILKGLIPYPELREKVKDDFLELFPDMIVYDPPEDLFEDQKWRRESDSD